The genome window TCTCCCTGTGATATCAGTTCTTCAACAGTCTGTGTATATACCAGTGCTGAGATGAGAAAAAAGAATATAAGCAGTAAGTATTGTTTCATACGGTACTCCGTTAAGTGATAAGGGTTTCTTCAGGGCGGCTGAGGACTTCGAACATGCTTCCGTCAGGGAAGTGTGTTACGATCGTGCGGTTCAGCAGTTCGATAGCCACCGCGAATGATTTTTGATTTGATTCTTCTACGATAATACCGGTGACCTCGGCAAATGGTCCGCCGGTAATGCGGACTTTAGCCCCCTTCACTAATCCGTTCATGACAATAAATTTTTCTCCCTTGTTCAGGAAACTTCTCAGGTTTTCAATTTCCCACTCGGGAATGCGCGCCGGCCTGCCATGCTCATAGAGGCAGCGGACAATGGAAGGCTGCTGCAGGGCGAGCGTGCGCTCTTTTAGTGTGGTATATACAAAAATATAGCTGGGAATAATAATGCTTCTGATTTTCTTCGTACGGTCAGACCAGACGCTTACTTTCTGAATGGAGGGGAGATAGGATTCAATACCGGAGCTTTTAAGCTGCATTTCGGCCTTGAATTCCGATCTGGGTTTGGTATAAAGGGCAAACCATGCCCGTTCATCTTCTTTTAGTAACAGTTCTTTCATCTAAGCGAGAATTGAGCGGAGAGCTTTTACCATCTGCTCATTTTTGTAGGGTTTGGTTAATACATGCCGAACCCCGAGTTTGAAATATTTATTTTCCGTATCGGAATTTACCTCATCAAGAAGAACCACAAAAGGCGATTTTAGCCCGCTTTCTCCTTTTTTTATGGCTTCGATTAACTGAATGCCGGTCATCAGCGGCATATTATGATCGGTGATAACCAGGTTCGGGTGCTTGTCAGTTATGATGGTAATAGCATCGTATCCATTCTGAGCGTTAAATACCGTAAAATCAGGGAACGTTGCTTTGACCGCTTCTTCCAGGTGTTCAGCTTCAGCGTGGTCTTTCAGAACGATAAGCATTGTGTTAGAGGGGATGGGTACGGTGAAGTGAAACTCCGATCCGCTTCCTTCCTCAGAATAAAACCAGATATCACCGCTGTGATTGGTGATAATCTCTTTGACGAATGCCAGCCCGAATCCGCTGCCTTTTTCTCCTCTGGTGCCTTCCTTGGAAAAATTCTTTTCAAGGTTAAAAAGTTTTTGCTGTTCATCCTGCGGTATGCCCACACCGTTATCCTTGACGATAAACTCAACCTGGGACTCATTAAAGGTACCGGCAATGATTTCAATAACCGATTCCTCGTACGAAAATTTAATGGCATTATTCAGGAGATTGACAATTGCCTGAGTAATCAGCCGCTCATCAGCTTCGATATAGAGGTCGCTCCGGACATCAACACGGATTTCAATGTTCTTTCTGATGGCGTTGCCGGTCAGTGAGCTGACGCAGTTATAAACCAGGGCCGCGGCATTCAGCCGCTGAGGTTCAATGCGGAGCGAGCCTGTGCGAAGGCGGGACCAGTCCAGCAAGTAGCTGATAAACTGCAGCTGATTCTGAGATGCATCGTATATATAGGTAAGGTATTCGTTCTTTTCCTTCTGGGAGAGGGCCGGTTCATTCAGCAGGATTTCAGAAAAGCCGAGTATGCTGGTGAAAGGGGCGCGTAGATCATGTGAAAGGATATTAATAAACCGGTCTTTAGAGGCAATCTGCTCTTTCAGTTTTTTTACCTCTTCCTGCAGCAGCCCCTCGCTGTTTTTTTCCGCGGAAATATCGGTCAGGTAGCCGGTGATATGATACCGCTCTCCGGAAGGATCCTTTTCACAGTGCAGATACTCCTTGACCCAGATCATCTCCCCCGATCTTGACATCAGCCGGTAAATAAGAAATGACTCGACGGATTTTTCTCCCCCCGCAAAAAGGTTTTTGTGGCTTCTGAGCACCTGAGCTGAATCTTCCGGAAAAATGATATTCAGGATACGGCCCGGGAGCCCGCTGATTTCGGCTGAGGTATAGCCGGTTATCTTCTTGATACCCTCTGAATAGCTAAGCATCAGGGAGGTGTCAGAAAACTCTCCTGTTATCAGAGCGATATCAATTTGCCTGAGCGCAGCTAAAAACGGTGAACCAACCGGCATTAAATCCTTGAGAACCCTTTATTATTAGTGAAAAACATCCCAAATATAGCAATCTTTTATGATTGAAGAGGGGGGAATTGCGGGTTTTGAACGGTTCCGGAGTGGTCCTCGACTTCGCTCGAACATTGGTAAGTGGTCCTCGACTGCGCTCGGACACCGGGAAGGGTCCTCGGCTCCGCTCGGACACCAGGGAGGGTCCTCGGCTTCGCCCGGACATCGATGAGGTTCCTCGGCTCCGCTCGGACACCGGATGGTCCTCGACTGCGCTCGGACACCGGTAAGAGGTCCCCGGCTACGCTCGTACATTGGTGAGTTGTCCTCAGCTCCGCTCGGACACCAAGGAGGGTCCCCGGCTTCGCTCGGACTCCAAGAGGGTCCTCGGCTTCGCTCGGACATTGGTAAGGGTCCTCGGCTCCGCTCGGACACCGGTAAGTGGTCCCTGGCTTCGCTCGGATACCGGGTAGGAGACAGTGCTTCGGGCATTTACCATTTATAGAACCTTTGCAGTATATGCGATTTCTCAGCCGCTATTTTCATTAAAATAAAAAAGCCCCGGAAATACCGGGGCTTTTATGATGAAAAATTAAGAATTAAACCAATTCAAACTTCATACTTCAAAATTTATAATTATTTAAGCAGAGTCATCTTCTTTGTAATGGTCTGTCCCTTGCCATAGCTGAGTTTATAGATATACACTCCGCTTGCATAATTTGTACCGTCAAAGGGAATGGTATATCTGCCGGCCTGGTATCTTCCTGATGCAAGTGTTGCTATTTCCTTGCCGAGGATGTCATATATCTTTAAAGTGATTTCACTTTGTGCCGCTAGCGCGAATTCTATCATGGTCACAGGGTTAAAAGGATTCGGGTAATTCTGGCCAAGTGAAAATGATTCAACAGCTCCGGTGTTTATCATGATGACCTGAGAGTAGGTATAACTTCCGTCCAGATCCTTTTGCTTAAGCCGGTAATAAACACTGCCGTCTGATTCAGGCTGGTCGGTAAAGGTATATATATTCCTCTCTGTTGAGGTTCCGGCTCCGGGGACAAATCCGGCTGAGTGCCAGCTGTCGTTCTCTGGTGACTGTGTGTTTCTTTCAATTTCAAAGCCGGCATTATTGGTTTCAGTTGCGGTTACCCAGGTGAGAGTTACTGTGCCGCCGGTATAATGGGCAGTGAATGAAGTGAGTTCAACCGGGATGGTGGGGTCGGCGTTGGTTTTAAGTATCATGCCATCAGTGCCGGCAATCCACATTTTGCCTTCAGCGAACTGGATATCGCGTGTTGACTGTGATGAACCGAGCAATGCGGGATAGCGATTCCAGGTTTCACCTCCGTCGAGGGTGAAATATATATCACCGCCTGAGGCGCCAAACCAGCCGAGCTGCCGGTTAACAAAACGGACAACGTAGATGGTTGTAGCCACCGGACTGGTAATTTCGGTGAAGTTGGTTCCGTTAGTGGTCTTCCAGATCTTGCCGGAGCTTCCGACCACAAAACCGGTATCAGGGTTAAAGAAGTGCATTGAGTAAAGAGTTGTGGTACCGAGTGTTGGCATTTGCGCAAAGGTACTGCCGCCGTCAACGGATTTGCTTATTCTGCCGCCTGGTCCGAGCGCAAAAATTACCGACGGGCTGGCGATATATATATCATAGCATGCAGCAGAGCCAAAGCCGGCAGGAAGAGCAGTCCAGGTTGAGCCGCCGTCCGTTGTTTTGGCAATCTGTCCGCTGGCATACGCGGCAAAGCCGGTATTGGCATCAAGAAAGTCAATGTCATAAATAATGCTGGTTGCAACACCGGTACCGGTATTCAAAGCCGTCCAGTTTAGTCCGCCGTCCGTTGTTTTATATAGACCAGTCGGACCTTCAGACCCGATATATCCGGTCTGTTCGTTAAGGAAACAGACAGAATAGATACGCGTTGTTGTTGAGAAGGAGAGTTTATTCCATGTCATGCCGCCATCGGTGGTTTTTAACAAATCTCCGAAGGTGTTGCCTGAGGCAATACTTCCTCCAACAGCATATCCGGTCTGTACTGTCGGGAAAGAAATGCGCTGCAACTGCTCCTGGCTGGCTGCATTCATCAATGGCTGAAACGTCAGGCCGTTATCGGTACTGGTCAGGATTGTTCCGGCATCGCCTGCAGCAATAACCCTGTTGCCGGAGGCGCCAAGTGAATAAAGACTTTTCCGGGAATCTGTCTGCACTATTGACCAGGTAACCCCGTCATCGGTAGAACGGATAATTCTTCCGGTAGTTGTGGAAGCAAAAGCAAATCCGCCGTCGGCAAAAGCTGTTTTATATATAATGGTGGTAGTGGAACCGATAGTAAATACCTGGGTCCAGGTGGTACCGCCATCTGAGGTACGATAAATCAGTCCTGAGGCAGTTGATACCAGTCCGGTCAGTGCATCTTTAAAGGTAATGCTTCTTACGGCACCGCTGTTGCCTGCAAGAAGTGAAGAGATATCACTCCAGGTAGTTCCAGCATCAGTTGTTTTTACCAGCCGGCCAGTGGTTGCGGAGGTGGAACCAAGAAAACCGGTTGAAGGGCTTATAAAGGTTATAAGGTAATGAGTAACGGTTCCATAATTTATAGAAACCCAGGTAGCACCGCCATCCATGGTTTTAAGAATCGTTCCGGATGCGCCTGCAATATAACCGGTATCATTATTAACAAAGTTAATGCCCCAAAGCGAACCGGTAACACCCGAAGCCTGCTCTGACCAGGTTGCTCCGCCATCAGTGGTTTTGAGTATCATTCCTTCTGATCCGCATGCGTAGCCGATAAGAGGGGAAGGAAAGGATATCGCGGTAATGTTTCTTTCCAGGGTATCAGCATTGGTTACGACCCAGCCGGTACCGCCGTTGGCAGTTCTGGTTATCGCACCGCCGTTTCCTGCCAGCAAAAAGTTTGATGCGGAAAACATGACAAGATCATTATGATCAGCACCTGTCGGAAGAGGATTCTGCCAGACAGGCGGAAACATTTGGGCATGGATTGTTACGGTGAGAATGAGAAAAGTAAGAAAAGGAAAAAGAGTTTTCATGCTCTGCTCCGGATGAATGTGAAACTGTTACATGAAAAATACTGAAGAATTGAGAATTAACATAGTTAAATAGTGATTGGTGCTTAGTTCTTGGTGCTTAGTGCGTGGTTCTTGGTCCGGAGGTTCAGGCGCATGGCCAGTGGTGCAGGTTTGCGGTACTTTGAGTAAACTTCATTAATTTTGAGTTTTGATCTCAGGTTGCATTTCCTGAAGATCAGATTTTACACTATAGTATAACTTTAAACTTTCAATTCGCAAACTTCTTCGAGACTGCATATGAAAAACCGGTTATTATTATTCACTGCTCTTGCCGCTGCACTCGTACTTTCCGGCTGTGCTCCTTCACCTGATATTTCAGAATGCCTCGCTGCAGAGCCCTACGGATTCTGGGGAGGGCTTTGGCATGGCATAATTGCTCCGGCGAGTTTTGTTCTGAGCTTGTTTTTTGAGGATATTGCCATGTACGCGGTGAATAACAACGGAGGATGGTATGACTTCGGTTTTGTTCTTGGCGCCGGAATACTCTTCGGCGGAAGCGGCAAGGCAAGCGGATAATATATATAAAGGCCGCGCCCGCCCTAAGGCACGGCCTTCAGCAAAAAATCAGAGCGGCTTGAAGGTCGCGGTAAAATGCCTGAGAATAGGGGCTTCCCAGGTGATGGCATACCCGCGGAGCTGATGCCGCTTGTTATATACTTCCATGATAACTTCAATAAGGAAGTCAACATGGCTCTGTGTATATACACGGCGTGGTATGGCAAGGCGAACCAGTTCCATCGGCGGTGAAATAAGACTGCCGTCCGGAGCATATTTGCCAAACATCACGCTTCCGATCTCAACGCTGCGGACTCCTCCTTCAAGATAGAGAGCGCAGACGATTGACTGCCCCGGATAGTGATGGGGCGGAATATCCGGCAGAAAGCGCTTTGCGTCAATATATATAGCGTGGCCTCCGGGGGGTTCGATTATCGGAATTCCCGCAGCCACTAATTTCTCGCCGAGATACTCAACGCTGCGGACGCGGTACTGCAGATAATGCTCATCCATCACTTCATCCAGCCCGATGGCAATTGCCTCAAGGTCACGTCCGGCGAGTCCGCCATAAGTGGGAAATCCCTCGGTAACAATCAGCAGATTACGGCACTGCAATGCCAGTTCATCATTATTAAGCGCCAGAAAGCCGCCGATATTCACCAGCGCGTCTTTTTTTGCGCTCATGGTTGCTCCCTGGCAGAAGGAGAACATCATGCGGCAGATATCGGGGATGGACATATCAGCAAAGCCGGGTTCCCGTTTTTTGATGAACCATGCATTCTCGGCAAAACGGCAGGCATCTATATATAAAGGGATGCCATACTTTTTGCAGATCCGCGAGGTCTCCTCAATATTCTTCATTGAGACCGGCTGTCCGCCGCCTGAGTTGTTCGTAATGGTAAGCATAACAAGGGGAATATGTTCCGGGCCTTTTTCTTTGATAAAGGCCTCAAGTGCAGGGAGATCTATATCTCCTTTGAAGTCAGCACGCTGTTCGGGATGTTTGCCTACTTCGGTAAGAAAATCAAACGCTTCAGCGCCGGTATATTCGATGTTAGCCCGTGTGGTGTCAAAGAAGGTGTTAGCCGCAAAATATTTACCTTTGCCGCCGAGGATGGAGAAGAGGATTTTTTCAGCAGCGCGTCCCTGATGCGTCGGGATGATATTGGTTAATCCTGTTATCTCTTTAACCTTGCTTTCAAAGGCGTAAAAACTTTTTGAGCCGGCATAGGACTCATCACCTTTCATAATACCCGCCCACTGATTAGCGCTCATGGCTGAAGTGCCGCTGTCAGTAAGGAGGTCAATCATTACATCATCAGCATGGATGAGAAAGGGATTGTATCCGGCGGTTTCCAGGATTTTTTCCCGCTCCGGGCGTGTGGTAAAGCGGATTGGCTCGACGGATTTTATTTTGAATGGTTCAATGATGGTCTTCATATTTGATAATTAGTAATTAGGAGTTAGTAATTAGAAATCAATGTACAATTTATAGTGTACATGTTCTTTGCGGCTTAGCGTTTTTGAGCGAACCGCTCAGGTTAACGGGCCGCAGATTTTTAACGGTTGCCTGGTGCGAAGATTCACTTTTAAATTAGCAGTTAGTAATGAGAAATTAGTAAACCTGAAACTCTGCCTGTTAATCTTTTGTGCCTCTGCGTAAACTGCTCCGCAAATGGGCCGTCTATAGAAAAGAAAGTCAAGAGAAAACAGTAATCCTGTAAAGAATTTTACAAAATTCAGTCTCTGACTTGGGGTTTCACAAGCCACGTTCTTGAAAATGCCAACCAAAATGTACCAACTCAGAGTTTCCCCCTTGGGTTCATGGGTTCTTCAACTGCTTTCTTTATTCGCTTTTACTTTATAAGTTTTTCTATGCGTCTATTTGAGCCATGCCAATGTTTCAGGCTGCTACGATAAATTCCAGAATTAAACCGGAAGAGGATTAATCGCGGATATGTGCTATAAAGAAATTATTCTTTTGCAACGGGCCATTGTGAATGCTCTCTTCCTTAATACTCTAGTAAGCGTGTTTACTGTCTCCATGAGAATGTTCTTTGCCGGTAAACAGAATGGTATCTAATTGGATATGTTTACTTCTTGGATTTCACCTTTGTTTTTTTACTGATAAATGGTTTTTCTGTTTTGAGAATGCCAAAAGTAACCCTTGCAACATACCGTGCTACAGCATTCCTTGCATTGTGCTGGCTTACACCTCTTTTTAGCAGATCCTTGTAAAGAGCCGATAATTCATTCTCACCGTTAATGCAAGTTGAAGCAGCAACCTTAAATGCCTGTTTGAGGATTCTGCTGTATCGACCTTTCCTGTGCCCGTAAGTCTTTCCTCCGCTCTGTTTAACGTGAGTAACCAATCCGGAGTAGGCAAGAAATTTTCCAACACTGTCGAAGCGTTTAACATCTATAACCGTTCCGAGGATGGTTACTGCACCAATTATACCGATACCAGGTATGCTCATCAGGTTTTTCAGAGTTTTGTTTTTCTTACACAGCCCGGTGAAGAGAACTTCAAAATCCTTCTTCTGCTTCTCATACTGCTGAATATCTTCTTCCAGTTGGTTGAGGATAAACTTTGTACTTTCTTTCTCTGCTTTAGAAAGATTCCGGGTTTTCCGGGAAAGTCCGTCCTGCCCAAGAAATGCTGTTTTCTGATTCTGGAGCCTTACCCCTCGTTTTATCAGATCACTGTAAGCGCTGATATATTTTCGCAACTCAAATTCTTCTTTCTTTGCATGGTAAGTTTCCTTGAGCATGCCGTTATAAAGCAAGGTGCTGAGTTTTTGAGCATCAATAGGATCAGTCTTTGGCCCCTGGGTTAACAGTCGGTTCTGATAAGGATCACAGATAACCACTTTTGCAGCGTAATCGTACAAATTGACAAAGAGCCAGTGAGCCGGAGAGCTTTCCTCTAAGGCAATAATGGTTTTACCGGACAGACTCTTGAGCAGTTGCTGAAGCTGCTTCAGAGAGCTTGGGTGCTCGGTTACCCGGATACGGTTCTGATAGGGTGCTCTTATCATTGCAATTGCCATGGTGCTTTGCGACCAGTCAACGGCAAGATAATTATCGTATCCTGCATATTTGTTGACCACTGAATAACTTTTGCCGGTCAGTTGTTTTTTTATAAGTTTCATGAGCGGTTTCCTTAGTTTAATGAGATGTCAACTGTTATGGTGAATAAAATTCACTTTTACTACACCTTAAATTAAGTGAAACCGCTTTTCTAATTTATCGCGGATCTTAAACGGATGCTGAAGCAGCACGGATTTACACGGATCGGAACAGGGCAGTTGTATTCTGCAAATTTGCAATCCCTCCTTAATTGAAAACATTACTAATTACTAACTGCTAATTACTAATTCTAACTGTTCCGCTTAGCTCAACTTCCTTTGACGGAGCAGAAGGAGTGGTTCCTACCGATTCACGGGTCACAAGGAAAGTGAGAGACTTCTCTTTTGAAAAATCGCCGCTGATACTCACTGGTATATATCCGGTTGAACTGGAAGAGACTTCAATACCGATGAACAGCGCTGAACGCGATCCTTTTACCCAGAGCTGATACACTTTCTGATCCTGCGGAGGAATGATGCGGAGATCATTCAGGATGAGCTGTCCCTGCCGCAGTGAAGGGCTGTAGAGCAGTTTTCCATAAGCACTGCTGCCGGTTCCCGGACTGAGTTTAACAAAAAGAACATCTGACTGTCCAAGCAGGGTAAGCACCTGCTGCTGGCGGTCAAGCTGAACCAGTTTGGCATCATACTCAGAAGTAATGCGGGTTATTTCAGCAGGCAGGCCTGTTTTAAGCGAGTTGATTTTCTGTTCAAGCAGATAGTATGTGGTATATATTGCTCCTGCCAGAATGAGCACTGCAATAATAAAAAACGCAGGCGGCACACCTTTTTTAATAATAATGGGCTGATCAGAAGGAGCAGCGGGGGAGTCCGTCTGGGTTATCAGCAGCGGGGTAGAGTGAATCCGCTGCTGCGGTTCCTCCTCCTGATGATGTATATGCGGGCTTTCCTGCCGGAGAGGTTCTTCTTCCTGCTGATACTGCTGAGGTTCTGCGGGGGTCTCCTGCGTGGTTTCATGGATATGCTCATCAATTGCATCCATGTTCAGATGGAATCCGCCGCCCGCCGGCTGTTCCTGCGGAACTTCGGGAATTCTGATCTGCGGTATATCCTGGCGGAATTCTTCCGGAGGTGCTTCAACAGGGCGTTCTGAACCGGGCTCGGAACTTCTCATTTCCACCTGAGTGCGCTGAGTTGGACGGCCTGTTCCGGAATCAGAGTGATGCCTCTGCGGAGGTTCAAATACCGGGGCTGGCTTGGGAGCAGCAGCCACAGGCACGGGAGGCGCAGGTGCCGGTTCACGTACCGGTCTCTGCTGTTGTGCCTGAGCCAGTTTCTTTTCTTCTTTCAGACGGTATAAACGCTGGGCTACTTTATTTTTTACGGAAGCCGCAGGGTCTTCAGTCTGCAGGAATGAGGGGAGCAGTGCGGCAAGATTCTGGAATTCGCCAAGCTCCACCCAGTTAAAATCGCTGCTGCCTTCAAGATACTCGGTCAGTTCAATGAATTCATCTTTATCAAGACATCCGAGCGCGTAAGCGTGTATATATGAATTGTATTTTTCCTGGTCTGACACGGCTTATTCCCCTCCTTTCAGAAGATTATCCTTCAGGTTTGTGAGTGCTATAACGATTTTTGATTTCACCGTCTGCACGGGAATTTTCAGTTTAGCAGCAATTTCATCCTGTGTAAGCCCTTCGTAGTAGGCAAGATAGATGACATATTGCTGCGCGTCGGTAAGTTTATGCAGCGCTTCCTCGATATTCCCTTTTATCTGCAGCGCGGTCGCAAGATCAAGCTGGTCAATTTCAAGAGAAAGCCTGGGCATGATGAAATAATTTTCGTATTCATCAGTGTATTCATAATTCTCAAACTGATCCGGCTTCTGGCGGCGGATGGTATCAACGGCCTTATTTCGCGCGAGATTAATCAGCCAGCAGTAAGCATTTCCGCTTTCCCTGTGATAAAAGCGGATCTTTGTCCAGATAAGGACGTAAACATCCACCAGTACTGATTCAGCCAGCGCCTGATCTCCGACGATCTTTTTGATGAGAGTATAGAGAATGGATGAATACCGGTTATAAAGCGCTTCAAGCGCCCGTGAATCTGACTGGGCGACCTTCTGCATCAGGTCAGCATCTGATAGATCTGAATAAGAGACTGCCAAAGCTACTCCCTATCGTTTAAATGATTTATAAAATTAGTCATATATACAAATTCGTTATGTACTGAAAACCTTTTCATAAGGCGGTCAGAGGATTTTTTTAAGCACGCGGCCTGCCGCTGCAATGGTTTCATCTATATCAGCTTCCGTATGGGCGGTTGAAACAAACCATGCCTCATACTGAGCGGGAGGCAGATAGTGTCCCTCCTCGAGCATACCGTGGAAGAATTTTCCGTAGAGAGCCGTGTCAGATGTAACCGCTGAAGCAAAATCAGTAACCGGATGTTCGGTGAAGAACATGCTGATCATGGAGCCGACGCGGTTAATCGTATAGTTTTTTCCTGCCGAGCGCGATGCTGCTTCAAGTCCTTTGTGCAGCCGCAAAGTTAGTGCCTCAAGGCGGGTATATATACCGGGATTCTGCTGAATATACCGGAGTGCGGCAAGTCCTGCAGCCATGGCAAGGGGATTGCCGCTGAGAGTGCCTGCCTGGTAGACCGGGCCTGCCGGGGCAACCTTCATCATAATTTCTTTTTTGCCGCCGTATGCGCCGACCGGAAGGCCTCCGCCAATAATCTTTCCGAAGACGGACATATCAGGCGTGATGTCAAAAACTTCCTGTGCGCCTCCTTTTGCAAGCCGGAAACCGGTCATCACCTCATCAAAAATCAGAACAATGCCTTCTTTTGTGCAGAGTTCCCGGAGACCTGTCATGAATTCTTTTGAAGGCAGCACCGTGCCCATATTGCCCACAACTGGTTCGATAATGATTGCGGCTATCTCCCCTTTATACTTTGCAGCCAGTTCTTCTACTTCCTGCAGATTGTTATATGTTGCGAGCAGGGTATCAGCAGCGTTGCCTTTGGTAACTCCGGGGCTGGTGGGTACACCGAGGGTGAGAGCGCCGGAGCCGGCTTTGATGAGGAAATAGTCACCATGGCCATGGT of Ignavibacteriales bacterium contains these proteins:
- a CDS encoding anti-sigma factor; the protein is MSDQEKYNSYIHAYALGCLDKDEFIELTEYLEGSSDFNWVELGEFQNLAALLPSFLQTEDPAASVKNKVAQRLYRLKEEKKLAQAQQQRPVREPAPAPPVPVAAAPKPAPVFEPPQRHHSDSGTGRPTQRTQVEMRSSEPGSERPVEAPPEEFRQDIPQIRIPEVPQEQPAGGGFHLNMDAIDEHIHETTQETPAEPQQYQQEEEPLRQESPHIHHQEEEPQQRIHSTPLLITQTDSPAAPSDQPIIIKKGVPPAFFIIAVLILAGAIYTTYYLLEQKINSLKTGLPAEITRITSEYDAKLVQLDRQQQVLTLLGQSDVLFVKLSPGTGSSAYGKLLYSPSLRQGQLILNDLRIIPPQDQKVYQLWVKGSRSALFIGIEVSSSSTGYIPVSISGDFSKEKSLTFLVTRESVGTTPSAPSKEVELSGTVRISN
- a CDS encoding IS110 family transposase; its protein translation is MKLIKKQLTGKSYSVVNKYAGYDNYLAVDWSQSTMAIAMIRAPYQNRIRVTEHPSSLKQLQQLLKSLSGKTIIALEESSPAHWLFVNLYDYAAKVVICDPYQNRLLTQGPKTDPIDAQKLSTLLYNGMLKETYHAKKEEFELRKYISAYSDLIKRGVRLQNQKTAFLGQDGLSRKTRNLSKAEKESTKFILNQLEEDIQQYEKQKKDFEVLFTGLCKKNKTLKNLMSIPGIGIIGAVTILGTVIDVKRFDSVGKFLAYSGLVTHVKQSGGKTYGHRKGRYSRILKQAFKVAASTCINGENELSALYKDLLKRGVSQHNARNAVARYVARVTFGILKTEKPFISKKTKVKSKK
- a CDS encoding tryptophanase, with translation MKTIIEPFKIKSVEPIRFTTRPEREKILETAGYNPFLIHADDVMIDLLTDSGTSAMSANQWAGIMKGDESYAGSKSFYAFESKVKEITGLTNIIPTHQGRAAEKILFSILGGKGKYFAANTFFDTTRANIEYTGAEAFDFLTEVGKHPEQRADFKGDIDLPALEAFIKEKGPEHIPLVMLTITNNSGGGQPVSMKNIEETSRICKKYGIPLYIDACRFAENAWFIKKREPGFADMSIPDICRMMFSFCQGATMSAKKDALVNIGGFLALNNDELALQCRNLLIVTEGFPTYGGLAGRDLEAIAIGLDEVMDEHYLQYRVRSVEYLGEKLVAAGIPIIEPPGGHAIYIDAKRFLPDIPPHHYPGQSIVCALYLEGGVRSVEIGSVMFGKYAPDGSLISPPMELVRLAIPRRVYTQSHVDFLIEVIMEVYNKRHQLRGYAITWEAPILRHFTATFKPL
- a CDS encoding T9SS type A sorting domain-containing protein: MKTLFPFLTFLILTVTIHAQMFPPVWQNPLPTGADHNDLVMFSASNFLLAGNGGAITRTANGGTGWVVTNADTLERNITAISFPSPLIGYACGSEGMILKTTDGGATWSEQASGVTGSLWGINFVNNDTGYIAGASGTILKTMDGGATWVSINYGTVTHYLITFISPSTGFLGSTSATTGRLVKTTDAGTTWSDISSLLAGNSGAVRSITFKDALTGLVSTASGLIYRTSDGGTTWTQVFTIGSTTTIIYKTAFADGGFAFASTTTGRIIRSTDDGVTWSIVQTDSRKSLYSLGASGNRVIAAGDAGTILTSTDNGLTFQPLMNAASQEQLQRISFPTVQTGYAVGGSIASGNTFGDLLKTTDGGMTWNKLSFSTTTRIYSVCFLNEQTGYIGSEGPTGLYKTTDGGLNWTALNTGTGVATSIIYDIDFLDANTGFAAYASGQIAKTTDGGSTWTALPAGFGSAACYDIYIASPSVIFALGPGGRISKSVDGGSTFAQMPTLGTTTLYSMHFFNPDTGFVVGSSGKIWKTTNGTNFTEITSPVATTIYVVRFVNRQLGWFGASGGDIYFTLDGGETWNRYPALLGSSQSTRDIQFAEGKMWIAGTDGMILKTNADPTIPVELTSFTAHYTGGTVTLTWVTATETNNAGFEIERNTQSPENDSWHSAGFVPGAGTSTERNIYTFTDQPESDGSVYYRLKQKDLDGSYTYSQVIMINTGAVESFSLGQNYPNPFNPVTMIEFALAAQSEITLKIYDILGKEIATLASGRYQAGRYTIPFDGTNYASGVYIYKLSYGKGQTITKKMTLLK
- a CDS encoding sigma-70 family RNA polymerase sigma factor, with amino-acid sequence MAVSYSDLSDADLMQKVAQSDSRALEALYNRYSSILYTLIKKIVGDQALAESVLVDVYVLIWTKIRFYHRESGNAYCWLINLARNKAVDTIRRQKPDQFENYEYTDEYENYFIMPRLSLEIDQLDLATALQIKGNIEEALHKLTDAQQYVIYLAYYEGLTQDEIAAKLKIPVQTVKSKIVIALTNLKDNLLKGGE
- a CDS encoding response regulator; this encodes MPVGSPFLAALRQIDIALITGEFSDTSLMLSYSEGIKKITGYTSAEISGLPGRILNIIFPEDSAQVLRSHKNLFAGGEKSVESFLIYRLMSRSGEMIWVKEYLHCEKDPSGERYHITGYLTDISAEKNSEGLLQEEVKKLKEQIASKDRFINILSHDLRAPFTSILGFSEILLNEPALSQKEKNEYLTYIYDASQNQLQFISYLLDWSRLRTGSLRIEPQRLNAAALVYNCVSSLTGNAIRKNIEIRVDVRSDLYIEADERLITQAIVNLLNNAIKFSYEESVIEIIAGTFNESQVEFIVKDNGVGIPQDEQQKLFNLEKNFSKEGTRGEKGSGFGLAFVKEIITNHSGDIWFYSEEGSGSEFHFTVPIPSNTMLIVLKDHAEAEHLEEAVKATFPDFTVFNAQNGYDAITIITDKHPNLVITDHNMPLMTGIQLIEAIKKGESGLKSPFVVLLDEVNSDTENKYFKLGVRHVLTKPYKNEQMVKALRSILA
- the hemL gene encoding glutamate-1-semialdehyde 2,1-aminomutase, whose amino-acid sequence is MQISTSKQLFEKAQTLIPGGVNSPVRAFKSVGGTPVFFASGSGARVTDVDGNSYLDYIGSWGPHLFGHNPEFIKAAILNQLEKGVSFGAPCGLEVEMAELITSLVPSVEMVRMVNSGTEATMSAIRAARGFTGRDKFIKFEGCYHGHGDYFLIKAGSGALTLGVPTSPGVTKGNAADTLLATYNNLQEVEELAAKYKGEIAAIIIEPVVGNMGTVLPSKEFMTGLRELCTKEGIVLIFDEVMTGFRLAKGGAQEVFDITPDMSVFGKIIGGGLPVGAYGGKKEIMMKVAPAGPVYQAGTLSGNPLAMAAGLAALRYIQQNPGIYTRLEALTLRLHKGLEAASRSAGKNYTINRVGSMISMFFTEHPVTDFASAVTSDTALYGKFFHGMLEEGHYLPPAQYEAWFVSTAHTEADIDETIAAAGRVLKKIL
- a CDS encoding UpxY family transcription antiterminator, with the translated sequence MKELLLKEDERAWFALYTKPRSEFKAEMQLKSSGIESYLPSIQKVSVWSDRTKKIRSIIIPSYIFVYTTLKERTLALQQPSIVRCLYEHGRPARIPEWEIENLRSFLNKGEKFIVMNGLVKGAKVRITGGPFAEVTGIIVEESNQKSFAVAIELLNRTIVTHFPDGSMFEVLSRPEETLIT